TGCCGCTGTGGCGTCCGGCGCGCTCAAGCAACTGGCCGGTCGCCCAGTCGAAATCATCCTCGGTCAGGTTGATCTCGGCCAGCGGGTCGCGGTGATGCGCGTCGAAACCGGCGGAGATAATGATCAGATCAGGCGCGAAACTGTCGAGGGCCGGCAAGACGCGCGACAGGAAGGCGTCGCGAAAAACCTCGCTGCCAGTCTGCGGCGCAAGCGGCGCGTTGACGATGTTGCCGGCACCGGTTTCGCTCTTCGCTCCGGTGCCGGGGTAAAGCGGCATCTGGTGCGTGGAACAGTAGAGCACGGACGGATCGTCCCAGAAAATGTCCTGTGTGCCATTGCCGTGATGCACGTCCCAGTCGACCACGGCGACGCGTTCGACACCATGTTTCTTCTGCGCATAACGCGCGGCGATTGCCGCGGTGTTGAACAGGCAGAAGCCCATGGCTGTCGTCTTTTCGGCATGGTGGCCGGGTGGCCGCGCGGCGACAAAGACATTATCGGCACGGCCCGCGAAAACGTCGTCGACAGCCGCGTTGGCGGCACCGATCGCCGTGATCACCGCCTGCCAGCTCTTCGGGCTGGCCACGGTATCCGCGTCGATGCGGGCGATGCCCTCGTCGGGAATGGCGGCTCGAACGCGCGCAACGAAATCGGCGGGATGCGCGTACAGAATGGTGGCCTCGTCGCCTTCCGGTGCCTTGACGCGATCGAGCGCGGCAAAGGGCTCGTCATCGAGCACGCGTTCGATGGCTCGCAGCCGGTCGGGCCGCTCGGGATGGCCGGGCGGCGTCAAGTGCTCAAGGAAGATCGGGTGGGTGTAGAGCCTTGTGACCATGCTCCGATATAGGCGTGCCCGGCCGGTTTGACCATGTTTTCGCGGATCGAAAGGGCGACATTCAACAGGGTTTAGAGGCTGGCAACAGGGTTTAGGCTGGCAACAGGGTTTAGGTGCTGGGTGTCGGCTCAGTCCAGCGCGAGCCGCCGAAGGAAGCCCGCGCCTTGTCCTTGAGGTCCCTGAATTTCGAGGACACTTCGGCCAGCTTCCGGTCCCAGTCGGGATTGGGCGCCTGGCCTTCGATGGCCTTGAAATAGACCTGCATCAGGCACGCGATGGCGAAGGGCTCTATGAAGGCCGCCTTGAAGGCCCAGGCGAAGACGATGGCGAGCACGAAGGCCCAACCGGCGAGTTGCCCGGGCATGAGGAAAAGAATGGCGCCGGCCGGGGCCAGCATCAGCAGGAAGATCACGAAGGACACGCCCCACATGATGACGGACAGCCAGACGGCGTTCTTGACCATGGTCTTGCCGTTCTGGGCGTAGAGCACGACGCCTTGCCGCGCGGTCTCGAAGGGCGAGGATGAGTTGATGCGGATGTTGTAGCCGAGGATGATCTCATCGACATAGGTCAGCGACAGACGGATCACCGTATTGATGAAGCTGACAAGGCCGCTCAGGCCGGGGATGGGCAGGAAGGCGGCTATGCCGCCGATCAGGCCGGTGACGGCACGGACGGCGCCCTTGACAAGCTGGTCTACGACGAAAAGGACGTTGGCTTCGGCGAAGCGTTGCGTGACGACCTCCTTGGCATAGGCAATCTGGTCCTGCCCGTCGGGAACATCGTGGCCGTCGATCAGATGCACCATGACGGCGATGTGGCCGGCCTTGACGATGTAGAGGATGTATTCGCGTATCCAGTAGACGGCGATGGAAACGAGGCCGAAACCGACCACACCGCCCCACATGGCAAACGACAATGGGCCGTCAGGGTCGGTGGAGATATGGCCAACGCCATAGCCGACACTCGCGCCGGTCCCGGTCGCCATGATGTAGGCCAGCGTGATGCCGAAATAGACGATCATGCGAAAGACGATGAAGGGCCATGTCCGCACCATGATGGACACAGACCTGCCGATCTCGAAATCCCACATGCCCCGAATCTCCCCTCAGAGATGGCTGTGGAGGATGCGCTCAAACAGGCTATTGTCAATCGTGGGCAGTGGCGCTGGACCGCAGTGGGAATGTCAGCTCGGCTCCGAACCCGGCTTTTTGAGCAAGCCTTCGAGCAGTTGCTTGAACGCAGCCACCACCTTTTTCGAGGTCGCTTCAGGGTTCTTCGAATTGGCGATCCGCTGCGACGCCTGGCTGCTCGCCCCGTTGATCAGCCGCGCGGCGGTTTCGGGGTCGAGGCTGGCGACGACCATCCCCTCTTCCTGCAGCGTGGCCAGATGATCAGCCATTGAAGCGACGCATGCATTGGCATTCGGCCACTGCGCGGGATCTCCCAGCACGGCTGGACCGTCCCGGAACATGATGCGCTGGATTTCCGGCTCCAGCGCCATCTCGATGTAGGTTGTGCATTCGTCGACGAAGTGCTGCCAGCGGGTCGGCGCTTTCGATGCGACCTCATTCACCCGAGCAGCCATCTCGCCGTCGATCTCGGCGATCACCGCCTGCAGCAGCCCCTTCTTGTCGCCGAAATGATGATAAAGCGCGCCGCGCGTCAGCCCTGCCGACGCGGTGAAATCGTCCATGGAAGCGTCGGCATAGCCGGTCGTGCCGAAAGCATGACGGGCGGCGGCTATGAGCTTGGCGCGCGTCTCTGCGATCATCTCCTTGCGA
The nucleotide sequence above comes from Mesorhizobium shangrilense. Encoded proteins:
- a CDS encoding histone deacetylase family protein codes for the protein MVTRLYTHPIFLEHLTPPGHPERPDRLRAIERVLDDEPFAALDRVKAPEGDEATILYAHPADFVARVRAAIPDEGIARIDADTVASPKSWQAVITAIGAANAAVDDVFAGRADNVFVAARPPGHHAEKTTAMGFCLFNTAAIAARYAQKKHGVERVAVVDWDVHHGNGTQDIFWDDPSVLYCSTHQMPLYPGTGAKSETGAGNIVNAPLAPQTGSEVFRDAFLSRVLPALDSFAPDLIIISAGFDAHHRDPLAEINLTEDDFDWATGQLLERAGRHSGNRLVSLLEGGYDLQGLAFSVAAHVGRLMKG
- a CDS encoding TetR/AcrR family transcriptional regulator; its protein translation is MHKPRKEMIAETRAKLIAAARHAFGTTGYADASMDDFTASAGLTRGALYHHFGDKKGLLQAVIAEIDGEMAARVNEVASKAPTRWQHFVDECTTYIEMALEPEIQRIMFRDGPAVLGDPAQWPNANACVASMADHLATLQEEGMVVASLDPETAARLINGASSQASQRIANSKNPEATSKKVVAAFKQLLEGLLKKPGSEPS